GCAGCAGTCCGCCGAAGGTCACCAGGTAGGCGTTCGCGATCCAGGGCAGGTCGGCCGCCCCGATGTCGAGTTCGTCACCGATCGACGGGACCGCGACGTTGATGATCGAGGTATCCAGGAGCAGCAGGAACTGCGTGCAGGCCAACAGGATCAGGGCCCGCCGGGCGGCGCGCTGATCGGCCCCGGTGCCGGTCTGCCCGGGATCAACGATGGGAACGTTCATGATGTGCCCGACCGCCGCCCGCCGAGTACGCGGCGCCGGCCGGAGTCCTCCCTGGAACCGTGGTGGGTCGACGTCCCCACGGTGCCGTCCCGGGCGGCGGCGGTCATTCGACGATCGACCGGAATCAGTGTCCGATCGTCCGGGCGGCCGTCCCCGCCGCGACGCGGGAGCGCAGCCGGTACTCGCCGGGCGTGGTGCCGAAGTGCCGCCGGAACGCACGGTGGAATCCGACGGCGCTCTGGTATCCGACCCGCCCCGGCACGGCGCTCTGCGGCACATCGGTGTCGACCAGCAGCCGGGCCGCCGCTCGCATCCGGCAGGCGGTCAGGTGGGTGGCCGGTCCTTCGCCGACGAGTTCCCGAAAGAGCCCGGCGAAGGTGGATCGGGACAGATTCGCCTCGGCCGCCAGCGATCGCAGCGTCCACGGCTCGGCGTACCTGGTGTGCATGGCGGTCAGCGCACGGCTGACGGCCGGGTTCGCCAGCGCGGCGAGCATCTCGGGGCGCTCGGTCATCGCGGTCAGCAGCGGCCGCAGGGCCAGGACGAAGACCATCTCGAAGACGCGCAGGGTGACCGCCGCCGCACCAGGGCCGTCGCCCGCGCCGAGATCGCGCCGGGCGTCGAGCGTGTCGACGGCGGCGCGCAGCAGCGGTTCGGCTTCGAGCTGCGCGCGGCGCAGGACCGTCATCCTCGGCAGCGCGTGATACAGGGGCGAGGATCCGCCCGCGTCGTGGTGCAGGCCCGCGCAGAGGATGCGGCTGCGGGACCCGTCGCCGCCGAACTCGATGCTGTCGGTGGTGCCCGGGAGTCGGTCGGCCAGCAGGGTGCGCAGTGCGACGCCCGGCCGGTCCGGCCGGTCGGCGAAGCGATGAGCCGTGCCGGTCGGGAACACGGCCAGGTCCCCCGCGGTCAGCAGGGTGGGCTCGATGCCGTCGGCGCTGATCCAGCAGGATCCCTCCGCGACGTAGTGCAGCACCGCGCAGTGCGGTTCGGCGTCGCCTTCGATGGACCACGGCTCCGTCAGCGACCATCGACTGGAGAAGACGCCGGTCAGGCGGATGGGTTGGAGCAGCGTGCTCAGGAGGTCCGTCTGTTGACTTCCGGCCGGTGCGGACACGGTCGCCTTCCTCATGCTCGGCGGCGGTCGTTCAGGATCGACGATAGTCGCAGGCGGTGGACGCCCCGGCAGTTCGTCCGCACGATCGCCGCGCCTGCGAGGCGCTCCTCGCCCCGTCTCCTCCGCACCTGTGTGCGGCCGACTCCGCCGGCCGGTGGAGCTCCTTCGTGTAGGCGGCCTTCGTCCCGGTGCCCGCCCCGGACGACGACGTCGACGCTCGCTCAGCGCAGCGCCGTCCAGACTCCCAGCGCTATCAGCACCACCGCCGCGGTCCGGTTCAGCGAGACGAGCACCCGAGGGGAGCGGAACACACGGCCGCCGCCGCCGAGGATCAGCGTCCAGGCGAGGAGCCAGCAGGCCGTCAGCAGGACATGGGTGGTGGCCAGGACGGCGAGCTGCGCGGCGACGGACCCCGTCGGGTCGAGGAACTGCGGGGCCAGGGTGAGCGGGATCAGAGCCGCCTTGGGGTTGAGCACGTTGGCGAGCACGGCCGTGAGGTAGGCCGAGCGCGTCGGCGTCTCCCTCGCCGTGCCCGGGGCGGGCTGCCGGGTACGTCCGGCCTGCCGCCAGCTCCAGAGGCCCAGGCCGGTCAGGTAGAACGCGCCGAGCAGCGTGATCAGGTCGAAGAGGCGGTCGGAGTTCATGACGATCGCCGACAGCCCGAGCAGGGCGCAGCAGGCATGCAGGTAGATGCCGGTCGCCGTCCCCAGGATCACCGCCCACCCTGCCCTGCGGCCCGCGGTGGTGACCTGGCGCGTGAGCAGCGCGAGGCTCGCGCCGGGTGTCACGACCAACGGCAGCAGGGCCAGGGCGAAGCCGCCGACGAGGTGCGGCGTCATCGCCGTCGCCCGGCGGAGACGCCCGACGGCGTGGCCTCGCGCGGAGGGCACGGCCGCCGAGCGTGGAATCCGGCGTCGGTCACGGGACGACGCGGAAGTGCGTGGTCAGCCGCGCGTTCTCGTCGAGGATGTGGAAGGCCAGCGCGGGCGGGGCCGTCCGGTCGGCCGGATCGTCGCCCTCCCAGGGCATGCGCAGCGTCCAGGTCACCGCGGGGGCGAGCAGCACGGGTCTGTCGACGAAGGTCGACACCGCGGCGGTGTGCGCGTGTCCCCCGAGGACACCGACGATCTCCGGGTGTCGGATGAGGAGGCGGGCGAGCGCGCCGCGCTCGCGCAGCGGGTATCGGTCGGGCAGCGGGTGATGCAGGTCGACCGGCGGGTGGTGGAGGGCCAGGAGCACGGGAGTGGTCCGTCCGAGGTCCGCGAGGGTCGTGTCGAGCCAGTCGAGTGTCTCGGGCGTGAGCACTCCCTCGCCGCTGCCGGGGATGGTCGAGTCGAGCAGCACGATCGCGCTGTGCCCGATTCGATGCACCTGGTTGATCGGTCCGACCGTCTCGGTCGCGGCATGCGCCTGTTCGCGGCCCGTGTCGCCGCAGGTCGCGCGGCCCGCCCGGCCGTCGAGCAGGAAGCGGCGGAACGCGGACCGCTCGTCATGGTTGCCCGGGCAGAGCAGCACCGGCACGGCGGCGTGGAGCAGCTCGGCCGCCCGCGCGTACTCCGCCTCCGTGCCGCGCTCGGTCACGTCGCCGGTGACCAGCACCGCGTCGACCGGTCGAGGCAGGCTGCGGAGGTGGTCCATCACGCGCCGCACTCGTCGCGCGGCGCGGTCGGTCTCGTCGACGTGCAGGTCGCTGAGGTGGGCCAGTAACACCATGGCGGGTCGTCCTTCGCTCGTGGCCGGTGGGAGCACGCCGACGCGACGCCCACCGACCGCCCTTCTAACGCTTAATTTCGAATTTGACGTTAGGGACCGTAGACTAGGCGGTAGGACGTCGGCAAGACCACGCCGGATCGACGCAGCCACGTCACGCCGCGGTCGGGCCCGCCGAGACGCGGACGTCGACGGAGCCGGATGATGAGGCGTCGACCATGCGAGGAGGGAGCGGAACGGTGCCGAACGGACGGCTCGCACTACGGCTCGCCGCCACCATTCGCCACGACGGCGCGGGAGGGGTGGCCGACGACCTTGCCGATCCCGCGGGCCTGGCAGCCTGGCTCGTCGAACACCGGGACCTGCTGCCCGACGGCGTCGACGCGGCGAGCGTCCCCACCGACGAGCAGGCACGAGCGGCGGTCGTCGCCCTGCGTGCCGCGACGAGATCGCTGCTCGCCCGCTGCGTCCCCGCGCCCTCCCGCGCCGACGCCCACCGGCTGCTTCCGGTGGCCGAGGCGGTCGAGCGAGTCAACGCCGCGGCGGCACTCGCGCCCGTCGCACCGGTCCTGGCCTGGCCCGACGACGGGCCGCCCGCGGTGAGGTCTCGCTCGATCGAACCCGACGCCGTGAGCGGGCTGACGGCGGCGCTCGCGCGATCCGCGATCGACTTCCTCACCGGGCCCGACCGGGAGAGGCTGCGTGCCTGCACGGCGCCGCGCTGCGTCCGCTACTTCCTCCAGTCCCACGGACGGCAGGAGTTCTGCAAGCCCTCGTGCAGTAATCGCGCACGCGCGGCCCGGCACTACCAGCGCAGGCACGCCACCGACACGACGTCCTGACGGCGGCCGGGCAGCCGACCCTCCCCGGCCGCGCCGGGACGTCGCCTCAGCGCCGGTCGCCCCGCCGGAATCGCGCGCGCAGTGCCGTGTCGACCTCGTCGAACTCCCGCCCCGACGTCTCGGGGACGCGCCGCGCGACGAACCAGAGACCGAGGGCGCAGACCACGGCGAAGATCCAGAACGCCTGCCCCTGCCCGATCGCGTCCACCAGCGGCAGGAAGGTCAGCCCCACGATGAAGTTCGACAGCCAGTTGACCATCGTCGACGCGCTCGACCCCACCGCCCGTACCGACGGCGGGAAGATCTCGCCGATCAACACCCAGAAGACCGGCCCCATGCCGCAGGCGAACGCGGCGATGTAGAGCACCATGAACACCAGCGACAGCACCGGGCTCAGGCCCAGGGCGAAACTCAGCCCGAGCAGGATGAGCGAGACGAACATGACCGCCAGGGACACCAGCAGCAGCACGCGACGTCCGGTCCGATCGATCAACCGCAGTGCGACCAGGGTCATCACGAAGTTGATCAAGCCGATGAACACCGAGTAGAAGATGGAGTTCGACGCGGTCAGGCCGGTCTGCTCGATGATCGTCGGCGCGTAGTAGATGATCGTGTTGATGCCGCCGAACTGCTGGACGGCGGCCAGCGTCAGACCGACGAGCAGCGCGGGCCGCACCGAGGCGTCCAACAGGAGCCGCCAGCCCTGTCGGCCGTGCGTGCTCTCCGGATGCTCCTCGGCCTGGTCGTGGTGTTCGACGCGATCGATCAGCCGGTCCGCGCTCTCCTCGTCGGCGATCGAGATGATCAGCTTTCTGGCCTTGTCCGCCCGGCCGTGCCGGATCAGCCACTGCGGCGACTCGGGCAGCAGCAGTGCGCCCAGCATCAGCGCCACCGCCGGGACCAGTCCGGTGCCGAACATCGCCCGCCAGTTCTCCGTGGAGGAGAAGGCGAGATCGACCAGGTAGGACGTCAGGATGCCCGTGGTGATCATGACCTGGTTGAGACTGAGGATGCGCCCCCTGATCTCGGCGGGCGAGACCTCGGAGAGGTAGACCGGCACGGTCGCCGACGCCGCGCCGACGGCGACGCCGAGCACGAGCCTGGCGATCAGCAGCATCTCGTAGTCGACGGCGAGGGTCGCGATCAGGGTTCCGACCACGAAGATGAGCCCTTCGAGGCCGAGCGTCAACCGACGCCCCAGGCGGTCGGCGGTGCGCCCGGCACCCAACGCGCCCACGATCGCCCCGATGAGCAGGATGCTGACCACGCTGCCCTGCTCGAAGGAGCTCAGATCGAACTCCGGTCGGATGAACAACAACGCACCGGAGACGACTCCGGTGTCATACCCGAAGAGGAATCCGCCGATGGCGATCATGAATCCCCATCGCCAGACCTTACGGTGCCCTTCGGGAGAGATCCCCGACAGCGGCCCCTCGGTGCCCGGTTCACGGGAGAAACCCTGTGCCATTCAACGTCTCCTGAAAGTCGATCCGGCGCGGTCCGACCCCGACGACCCCGCCGCCGCGGCACTGAGCAGCGGTCCGTCGCTCATCGTCACCGAGCGCGCTGCGGGCGGCAACAGAAGGGAGCCCGCGTGACAGCGGGGTACGACGAAGATCGGCGGCCGTGGAGTGCCCATTCGAGAAGGCGCCGCAGGCCGCATTCATCAGATAGGTGGACACGTCCATCGATCCGCACGAAAAAGCGACACGAAATGGTCAAAGACGTGACTCGAGTCGACCGACGATCGAATCATTCGGGTGGGTCATCGCCTGGAAGTGCAATGCTTCGCCAACGCCCGTGGAACCTGCGGTCGTCCTGCTCGCTCAGCTCGTGCCCTCGCTCGGCGTAGCTCGCCCTCCGATCACGCCCGGTTCCCCGGCGGCAGGCGCTCGAACGCATCCCACGCCGTGTCCCCGGCGGGGCACGGCGTCCGCCGCCGGCGCGGCGTCGCCGGCAACACGGCGTCCCCCGGCGACGGACGGACGCCGACCGGGGCGAAGGCCGCGCGGGCGGACGGGCTGACCGATGGAGCGATCCGACGGACAGGGCTCGCCGAGACCGGCGGCGACCGCCTCGGTCCGGCGGCGGTCGCCCGCCGATCGTCGCGTATCGGGCGGCCCGTCCGGCCCCCCGTGTCAACCGGCGAGGATCAGCTCAGGCTGCGGCCGGAGTGGTCGAGGCGGTAGCGGCGAGCCAGCCAGGCGAACGCCCGCTCGACCTCCGTCGTCGTCAGCGCCCGACCGATGACGACGACCTCGGCGACGTCGACGTCGTGGCAGTGGGCGCTTCCGCCCGTCGAGCTGTTCGCCAGCGTGAACCCCGGCAGTCCGGTGATCGTGCCGCCCACGAACGCCTCCGGCGGCAGTCCGTAGACGTGGTGTCGCGAGGCGGTGCCGTCGTGGACCTGCGCCATGAGCTGCCAGCCGGGTGACCCGCCGGTCCAGACCGGCGCCGCGGCGGGCGGGCTCGTGCCGCCCGCCCCCGTGGTCTGGTGGCCGTCGGCGTCCTGGCCGGTGATGTGACCGAGCCACACATACCGGCCGGCCCGGCCGCTGTAGACGTTGCCCAGGAAGTCCGTCGGCTGCCGCACGACCGTGAGCACGGTGATCGGCAGCGGCTGGTCGGCCGTCCAGTCCTCGGTGCGCAGCCATCGGCCGGGCGTCCGAGCGCACTCGACATAGGGCTGTCGGCCCGGCCCGTTCGTGCGCAGCAGGGGCCGCGAGGCCGCCGACTCCTGCACCAGGGCGGCTCGTTCACGGCCCGCATGCGGCGCCCAGCGGGTGATCGGCGTTCCCGCGCCGCCCGTCACAGTGCTCGCCCGCCAGGCCGAGATCACGTCGGGCAGGGTCGCCGGGTCGACACCGGGCATGGGCTCCTCCGGAAGGACAGGGGCCGAGGCAGCGGTGATCGACGCGCTGAGCGCCGTGCTGACCAGCTCGGCCAGCCAGCGATGTCCGGCGGGACCGATGTGGACGCGGTCGGGCATCAGCAGTCCCAGCCCGTCGGCGTCGAGTCCGATCGGCCAGTGCGGCGAGACGTCGAGGAAGTCGACGTCGTCGACCAGCTCGGCGATCTGCCGCAGCTGATCGCGATACGCCGACCACGGATACAGCGGGTTCTGAGTGTCGGATCGACGCGCCGCCTGGACCAGCAGGATCGACGGCCTGCGGGGACAGGCCGTCCGCAGCCGGGCGGCGAGGTCGACGACCTGGGCCCGGTAGTCGGCGGGCGGCACGCCGACGGAATAGTCGTTGCTGCCGACGACGATCACGATCAGCGCGGGATCGAGCCGTCCGATCCGGTGGCACATCTGGCCCAGCTCCGGCGACCGGGCGTAGGACGACGCGCGGGTGCCGCCCCGGCCCGCGTTGTAGGACTCGATGCCGCGATCGTGGGTGCCGCGATGCGCGTAGGCGCCGTTGACGATGACCGCGCCCCGCGTGTTGATCCGGACGGCGTGGTCGCCGCGCGGCAGGGGCGGCGAGACCCAGCTGCCGTCGGCCCGTCGGGACGAGCCCGCGACGTCCGGGCGGACCGGGTAGGCGCTGTCGTCGATCCACACCGTGAACTCGGTGGCGCCGACGCCCTGCATGAAGTGCACCGTGATCCGATCGCAGTCCGGCAGCATCCGGCGGATCTCGTCGCCCGCGACCAGCTTCACCGACCGCATCGCGAGGTCGGCGAAGACGACCTCGGGATGGCCGAGCATCGCCCATCCGCCGATGCCGGTGACCGGATAGTGCGTGCCCGCCTCGCCGAGGGCCCGGCCGACCAGGGCCGCCGCCGTGCCCTCCTGGGTCCGGGCGCCCTCTCCACCCGCGGTGGAGGAGCCGATCCAGACGATGCGCACCGGTTCGTCGGCGGCGAGCATCCGTCTGCGCCGCCATTCCCACAGGCCCGGTCGCAGCACGCCGCCCGCGATGTCGAGTTCCTGCTCGGCAGGGGTGCTCATGCCGCACCGCCGTCTCCGCCGCGCCCGTCGCGCGCCTGCTCCGCGGCAGGATCGGGAGCGGCCGGTGTCGCCGAGCCCGCCGAAGGCGCGGGACTCGCCGGTGTCGCCGAGCCCGCCGAGGGCGCGGCGTAGGACGGGGTGCTGCTCGAACCGAAGAGCAGCCGCACCAGCCAGCGCGGCAGTCGGGACTCCAGCCAGCGGGCGACGGCGTACCAGCCCGCGATGGTGAGGCCGACGAGTAACGGGCCCAGGTCGGCTGCGACCTCGGCGACGCCGTCGGGCAGGCCGAGGCCGACGAGCCAGGCGAGGAGCGATCCCCACCACACCGGGATCACGGTCCGGATCAGCGACACGATTCGATCGGACATCGGCACTCCCCTCGACGGCGCTGCGCGAGATCAAGTCTTCTCGCGCGGTCGATCGACCGACAAGGTCATGCACCTGTTTGCGCGGCGTCGCAAGCCGATGAGACGAACCGGGTGGACGCCCGGAGCATCCGCCGTACTCCGATCGCGTGCCCGAGGTCCGGCACTCGCCGCCGGACGCGCTGCCGTGCCTGCTCAGCCGTCCGCGACGGCCCGGCTCCGCGCCTCGATCCCGTCCAGGATCAGTTCGAGACCGGACTCGAACCACGACCTGCCCGCGCCGACCCGCTGGAGGGTCGCGAGTTCGCGCAGCCGGGGATGGTCCGTCAGGTCCACGCTCGTCAGCCGCTCCTGCCATCGGGAGCCGGGGTCGGCGTCGGCACGCCCCGCATCGGCCCGCTCGCTCAGTTCGGACCGCGCGCTGCCCTGGAGGAACTTGTTGACGGTCATGATGGCGCGCGCGGACTCCTCAAGGGAGAGTCCCAGCGGCTCCAGCGCCGCCAGCGCCCATTCCATCGCCCGGAGCCCGGCCGGGCCGAACGGCGGCGTCGCGGTCATGTCGGCGAACAGCAGCCAGGGATGGGCCTCGTACATGTCCCAGTCGTGGCGGGCCAGCAGGTGCATCCGACTCCGCCAGTCGAGCCCGTCGGCGTCCGGGTAGGCGTACGCGCTGGTCACGGCGTCGGTCATGGCCACGGTCAGGTCGTCCTTGCCGGAGACGTGGCGATACAGCGACATCGTGCCGGAGCCGAGGTGATCGGCGATGCGCCGCATCGACACCGCGTCCAGGCCCTCGGCATCGGCGATCTCGATGGCCGCCGCGACGATCCGTCCTCTGCTGAGCCCCTGCCGGTCTCGCGCCGTCCTGCCCATCGTGCGTGCACCGCCCTCCTCATTGCGGGCCATCCTAACGCCGGCGTACGGTGTACCCATCCGATGAGTACGGTGTACGCACGAGGAGCCCGATGCACCAGAACACCCCGACGACCGCCCCCAGACGCAGGCTGGGGCTCGCCGTCCTGATCCTGCCCGTCCTGCTGACCTCGATGGACATCTCGATCCTGTACATGGCGATCCCCGCCATCGCCGAGGATCTGGCACCCACCTCCGGCGAGCTGCTGTGGATCCTGGACGTCTACGGCTTCCTGCTCGCCGGCCTGCTGATCCTGATGGGCGGCATCGGCGATCGGATGGGCCGCAGGCGACTGCTGCTGATCGGCGCCGCCGCCTTCGCCGCCGCGTCACTGCTGGCCGCCTTCGCCACGACGCCTGCCCTGCTGATCCTGGGACGCGCGCTGATGGGAGTGGGCGGCGCCACCCTGATGCCCTCCACGCTCTCGCTGATCCGGAACATGTTCGAGGACCCTCGCGAACGCACCCGCGCGATCGCCGTCTGGACCACCGCGCTGGCCGGGGGTGTGGCGGCGGGGCCCATCGTCGGCGGCGCCCTGCTGGAGTTCTTCCCCTGGGGGTCGGTCTTCCTCATCAACGTGCCGGTGATCCTGGTGCTGCTCACCGTGGCGCCGCTGGTGATCCCGGAGTATCGACACGCGCGCCCCGAGCCGATGGACCTGCCCAGCGTCGTGCTCTCCTTCGCCGCGATCCTGCCCGTCGTCTGGGCGGTCAAGTCGGCCGCCGAGGCGCTCGCGATCACGACGGGCAGCGTCGTCGCCGCCGCCGTCGGCATCCTGGCGGCGGTGGTGTTCCTGCGTCGTCAGCGCGGGATCGCGAGCCCGCTCATGGACGTCTCCCTCTTCCGCGACCGCCGGTTCAGCGGCGCCGTGGTCGCGGGCATGCTGGCGATGCTGTCACTGGCCGGGCTCACGATGTTCCTCAGTCAGCATCTCCAGCTCGTGCTGGGCTTCACCCCGCTGACCTCGGCGCTGTGGCTGCTGCCGATCGCCGTCGCCATCACGGCGGGCGCGGCGACCACCTCCGTGCTGGCGAGCCGGATCGGTCCCGGCCCGATCTTCGGCGTCGGCGCCCTGCTGGCCGCCGCCGGGATGGTCGTGGTCGCTCTGCTCCCCGACGAGGGCAGCCTGCCGCAGCTCATCGTCGGCGCCGTCCTGGCCGCGGGCGGCATCAGCCCCATCACGACGCTGGCCACCGACGTCGTCGTGGCCTCGGTCAGTCCCGAGCGATCCGGCGCGGCCTCCGCCCTCGCCGAGACGGCCAACGAGCTGGGCGCCGCCGTCGGCATCGCCGTGCTCGGCTCCGTCGGCGCGCTGGTCTATCGGGCGGGCGTCCAGGACGGACTGCCCGAGGGGCTGCCCTCGGAGGCCGCGTCGGTCGTCGAATCCGGCCTCGGCGCCGCCGTCGGCGTGATCGAGCAGCTGCCCTCGGAGGTCGGACCGCCGCTGCTCGAACTGGCCCGGCAGGCCTTCACCGACGGCATGGCCGCGGCCACGACGACGTCGGCTGCCGTTCTCGGCGTGCTCGCCGTCCTCGTGTCCATGCTGCTCCGAGGTCAGCCGCCCGCGGGCGCCGCGCCCTCGGCGGACTCCGACGACACAGCGGACTCCGACGACACAGCGGACTCCGCCGGCGCAGGGGACTCCGACGACACAGCGGCGGGCGACCGGGGCCGGGCGGCCCGCGGCTGACACCGCCGCGGCGGGAGCGACGGCTGGGCAGCCGGCCGGATGGCGCCGCGGCCGGAGGACGGGCGCAGGCGGCACGGCAGCACCGCCGACGGGCGCGCCCGTCTCCTACACCGTCGAACAGCGCAGCCCGGGCCGCCCGGCCGCGCCGGCCACGGTCATCGACGCGGGATCGGCGCCTCGACGTCGGCGGCCGGGCCCGCCGCGGTCGGCGACTCGGGCTCGGTCGCCGTGTCGCCGCTCGCGGCGGGAACACGGCGCAGCGCGACGACGACGAAGACCGCCATCAGCGCGAGCAGCACGGCACCGCTGAGGCCCGCCGCGTTGATGCCCTCGGTGTAGGCGCCGAAGGCGAGGTCGCGCAGCACGGTGGCGGCGGCGTCGTCCCTGGCGGCGGCCTCGGCGACGGCTCCGGCGACGGTCTCCCCGGCCGCGGGCGTCATCTCGACGGCCGCGCCGTCCATCGTGGCCCGATAGACGGCGGTGGACACGGTGCCGAAGGCCGCGATGCCCAGGGCCGCGCCGAGTTCGTTGCTCGTCTCGGAGATGCCCGCGGCGGCTCCGGCGCGTTCCGGCGGCGCGGTGCTCAGGACCAGCGAGTTCGCCAGCGTTCCCACCATGCCGAGCCCGGCGGTGAGGACGGTGTAGCCGCCGATGAACACCGCCAGGCTCGTCCCCGGTTCCACGACGCCGACCACCCCGAAGCCGCAGGCCGCGACGAGGAGACCGCAGGCGAGCAGGATCGCGGGCCGGACACGAGAAGCGAGGACGGTCGCCAGGGTCGCGCCCGCCAGGGTGCCGACGAAGGTGGGCAGTGTCCAGAGTGCCGCCCGCAACGGGCTCAGGCCGTGGACGGTCTGCAGGAATGTGAAGGCGAGCAGTCCCAGGCCGGCCGCGGCGAGGGAGACGAGGGCGTTGGAGCCCGCGGCGGCGCTGAATCGCGCGCTGCGGAACAGATTCAGGTCGATCAACGGGTGGGCCGCCCGCCGCTGCCGCCGGACGAAGAACGCGAAGAAGACCAGGCCCAGGGCCAGCGCCGAGCCCGCGAGCGGGTCCATCCCGTACTCGACGAACTGCTTGACCGCGAAGACCAGGCTGACGATCGCGATCAGCGAGGTGAGGGCACCGGGGATGTCGAAGCCCGTCGCGTCGGGATCGCGTGACTCCGGGATGAGGAAGGGCCCGGTCAGCAGGAGCACGAGCATCACCGGGATGTTGATCAGGAAGACCGAGCCCCACCAGAAGTACTCCAGCAGGAATCCCCCGACGATCGGCCCCGCGACGGCACCGCCCGTGAAGGCCACCGTCCAGGCGCCGACCGCGGCCTGCCGCTGCCGTGGGTCGTGGAACATGCTCCTGATCAGCGACAGGGTCGAGGGGGCCAGGGTCGCGGCGCCGATGCCGAGCAGCGCGCGGGCGACGATGAGCTGTTCCGGCGTGGCGGAGAACACGATCCCGGCGGAGGCGGCGCCGAAGAGCAGCGAACCGATGAGCAGGAGCCGCTTGCGGCCGATGCGGTCGCCGAGGCTGCCCATCGTGATGAGCAGGCCGGCCATGACGAAGCCGTAGACGTCCATCATCCAGAGCCACTGGGTGGCCGTGGGATTGAGCGCCTCGGTGATCGCGGGAGAGGCGACGAAGAGGATCGAGATGTCCATCGAGGTCAGCAGCGCGGGAAGCAGCAGGAAGGGCAGCGTCCACCAGGTCCGGGCGGACGCACGGGGTGGAGTCGTCGTCGAAGCGGGCATAGTTTGATCGTACGTGCGTTCAAATTTGTGTCAATACGTACGTCCGTTCAAACGGGTTAGGATGGCGGCATGAGCCAGCGAGACGATCTCTTGGCGGGCGCGAAGAAGTGCCTCGCCGAGAAGGGCTACAGCGCCACCACGGCACGGGACATCGCGGCGGCCTCCGGCGCCCACCTCGGGTCGATCGGCTACCACTTCGGTTCCAAGGACGCGCTGATGAACGCCGCCGTGCTGTCGGCCAGCAGCGAATGGGGCGACCGGGTGGAGGCGGCGGTCCGGGCCGCGGACGCCGAGGAGCCCGCGCACCGCTTCGCCACCCTCATGGCGCAGGTGTTCGCCGCGATCCCCGGCGAGCGCGACCTGCTCGTGGCGAGCGTGCAGGCCTTCGCCCAGGCCGACTTCGACGAATCCCTGCGTGCCGCCCTCGCCGAGGGCTTTCGCGAGGGACGGGCCGCCTTCGCTTCGATGACGCTCGGGAAGGCGGCGGACGAGATCGACGACCGCCTCGGCGCCGGACTGGGCTCCGTCGTCTACTCGCTGGTCACCGGCTACATCGTGCAGAGCCTGATCGACCCGGACTCGATGCCGCCGGTCGAGGACGTCGTCGCGGGCATCCGCGCGCTGCTGCCGGAGCCCGCAGGCGGGGACGCAGGCGGGACGGACGAGCCCTGATGCCTTGACCATGGAACGATCGCATGACGTCGGCTACGTCATCTCGTGGCAGGCGGAAGTCATACCCCTGGGCGTCTGAGCCGGGCCCGATCAGGACGAGAAGTCGCTG
This genomic stretch from Actinoalloteichus hoggarensis harbors:
- a CDS encoding AraC family transcriptional regulator is translated as MSAPAGSQQTDLLSTLLQPIRLTGVFSSRWSLTEPWSIEGDAEPHCAVLHYVAEGSCWISADGIEPTLLTAGDLAVFPTGTAHRFADRPDRPGVALRTLLADRLPGTTDSIEFGGDGSRSRILCAGLHHDAGGSSPLYHALPRMTVLRRAQLEAEPLLRAAVDTLDARRDLGAGDGPGAAAVTLRVFEMVFVLALRPLLTAMTERPEMLAALANPAVSRALTAMHTRYAEPWTLRSLAAEANLSRSTFAGLFRELVGEGPATHLTACRMRAAARLLVDTDVPQSAVPGRVGYQSAVGFHRAFRRHFGTTPGEYRLRSRVAAGTAARTIGH
- a CDS encoding metallophosphoesterase; the protein is MVLLAHLSDLHVDETDRAARRVRRVMDHLRSLPRPVDAVLVTGDVTERGTEAEYARAAELLHAAVPVLLCPGNHDERSAFRRFLLDGRAGRATCGDTGREQAHAATETVGPINQVHRIGHSAIVLLDSTIPGSGEGVLTPETLDWLDTTLADLGRTTPVLLALHHPPVDLHHPLPDRYPLRERGALARLLIRHPEIVGVLGGHAHTAAVSTFVDRPVLLAPAVTWTLRMPWEGDDPADRTAPPALAFHILDENARLTTHFRVVP
- a CDS encoding TetR/AcrR family transcriptional regulator is translated as MARNEEGGARTMGRTARDRQGLSRGRIVAAAIEIADAEGLDAVSMRRIADHLGSGTMSLYRHVSGKDDLTVAMTDAVTSAYAYPDADGLDWRSRMHLLARHDWDMYEAHPWLLFADMTATPPFGPAGLRAMEWALAALEPLGLSLEESARAIMTVNKFLQGSARSELSERADAGRADADPGSRWQERLTSVDLTDHPRLRELATLQRVGAGRSWFESGLELILDGIEARSRAVADG
- a CDS encoding sugar porter family MFS transporter; amino-acid sequence: MAQGFSREPGTEGPLSGISPEGHRKVWRWGFMIAIGGFLFGYDTGVVSGALLFIRPEFDLSSFEQGSVVSILLIGAIVGALGAGRTADRLGRRLTLGLEGLIFVVGTLIATLAVDYEMLLIARLVLGVAVGAASATVPVYLSEVSPAEIRGRILSLNQVMITTGILTSYLVDLAFSSTENWRAMFGTGLVPAVALMLGALLLPESPQWLIRHGRADKARKLIISIADEESADRLIDRVEHHDQAEEHPESTHGRQGWRLLLDASVRPALLVGLTLAAVQQFGGINTIIYYAPTIIEQTGLTASNSIFYSVFIGLINFVMTLVALRLIDRTGRRVLLLVSLAVMFVSLILLGLSFALGLSPVLSLVFMVLYIAAFACGMGPVFWVLIGEIFPPSVRAVGSSASTMVNWLSNFIVGLTFLPLVDAIGQGQAFWIFAVVCALGLWFVARRVPETSGREFDEVDTALRARFRRGDRR
- a CDS encoding LysE family translocator — translated: MPSARGHAVGRLRRATAMTPHLVGGFALALLPLVVTPGASLALLTRQVTTAGRRAGWAVILGTATGIYLHACCALLGLSAIVMNSDRLFDLITLLGAFYLTGLGLWSWRQAGRTRQPAPGTARETPTRSAYLTAVLANVLNPKAALIPLTLAPQFLDPTGSVAAQLAVLATTHVLLTACWLLAWTLILGGGGRVFRSPRVLVSLNRTAAVVLIALGVWTALR
- a CDS encoding CGNR zinc finger domain-containing protein, which produces MPNGRLALRLAATIRHDGAGGVADDLADPAGLAAWLVEHRDLLPDGVDAASVPTDEQARAAVVALRAATRSLLARCVPAPSRADAHRLLPVAEAVERVNAAAALAPVAPVLAWPDDGPPAVRSRSIEPDAVSGLTAALARSAIDFLTGPDRERLRACTAPRCVRYFLQSHGRQEFCKPSCSNRARAARHYQRRHATDTTS
- a CDS encoding SGNH/GDSL hydrolase family protein, with translation MSTPAEQELDIAGGVLRPGLWEWRRRRMLAADEPVRIVWIGSSTAGGEGARTQEGTAAALVGRALGEAGTHYPVTGIGGWAMLGHPEVVFADLAMRSVKLVAGDEIRRMLPDCDRITVHFMQGVGATEFTVWIDDSAYPVRPDVAGSSRRADGSWVSPPLPRGDHAVRINTRGAVIVNGAYAHRGTHDRGIESYNAGRGGTRASSYARSPELGQMCHRIGRLDPALIVIVVGSNDYSVGVPPADYRAQVVDLAARLRTACPRRPSILLVQAARRSDTQNPLYPWSAYRDQLRQIAELVDDVDFLDVSPHWPIGLDADGLGLLMPDRVHIGPAGHRWLAELVSTALSASITAASAPVLPEEPMPGVDPATLPDVISAWRASTVTGGAGTPITRWAPHAGRERAALVQESAASRPLLRTNGPGRQPYVECARTPGRWLRTEDWTADQPLPITVLTVVRQPTDFLGNVYSGRAGRYVWLGHITGQDADGHQTTGAGGTSPPAAAPVWTGGSPGWQLMAQVHDGTASRHHVYGLPPEAFVGGTITGLPGFTLANSSTGGSAHCHDVDVAEVVVIGRALTTTEVERAFAWLARRYRLDHSGRSLS